In Pseudobacter ginsenosidimutans, the following are encoded in one genomic region:
- a CDS encoding SusC/RagA family TonB-linked outer membrane protein, whose product MKLTTLLLTIAFLQVHAAGSAQNVTISGKDIPLKHVFNAIKQQTGFSVFYTKDILEDSKPVTLSAYNMPLQELLQWVFKEQPVSFTISEKNIILSYQSKTIPQIERLIVNMPGVSGRIVDADGQPLSNVSIRVRGTKRGTTSGSDGQFLLDVKEGEILDISAVGFSPIVLRLNGEIFQVISAERSRNQQTDKEDLSGKSQLVVAAKQYVLIRMVRVSAVLEEAVIFNGYQKIKQKYLTGSVTSLNMDSIMQPGFNTVDKMLEGRVPGLTYMQNSGQSGAAPKLRIRGTSTIMGSREPLWVVDGIVRTNPIPIPADRINDPDFVNLLGNAISGLNPYDIEQIDVLKDATAAALYGVRAANGVIVITTKRGKPGPPVFNYNVTGTYTRRPRYSDRSIYMMDSRERVDVSRELIEKQMVLRGGGLVAYEKAIADYYAGLIDYDSFQKQVDRAETLNTDWLGHTMRDVFATNHTLSVSGGSAAASYRASVGYQSEPGVIRKESNDRYTALLNVLLSHRKFKAEFNIQMSAGKRRYTPQEVGVLNYAYGTSRAIPLYNEDGSLYYYSTVNSNTAHTTKFYDFNTMNIINEMDHTGDRIENSEYIARLNLNYEIANGIQFNSTLAYTGGNAEQITWFEDRTEWAAQLRSRAWDAVNGTFTESRDPLPFGGELRQLTARKQNYTVNGRFDFSKFLDQRKKHQLTAALGAEMLSNRNNGTNRITRGYYPNRGHSFANIDLTKYKDYGSWLQTYGLPMITIDLQNSLRSFLTSTYVFDDRIVISATTSQEYSNAFGSRSNEKFLPTWALSGRWNLHEDLLSQQSWIEYAALRLSYGTQGNMLQGQTPYTIIKKESINTYYNAMAASVTSFPNPDLRWEKKHDYNTSLEFSLLKGKIRGSLGYFYSKTSNAFLTKKVSAANGAPRNSYVVNGGSVENQGVELDLHFRIINNEGSGNRKGFSWRFDPQLGQVFNKLINNKLNSRNVMVDDAILTFQEYLNGTVPVNGKSVNTFYSYRFKTLDPNYGYPVFYGAEPENKTALTAQYNKMTKEEVFNIVMVESGKREPVLQGGINNTFLYRNWSLDVTFTYSVGNKIRLLQIASGNYGTFRPSSQQNIRKEFTERWRYPGDENITNIPAVQGGAAINDQDKSAWWNNASYWVTRPFATDYYQMYDNADLRVVKGDYLKLQSVRLAHTFSREICSKWHVKGATVAITGNNIFTIAHQALRGQDPSQSGSAPNINLSIRPVYAINFNLSF is encoded by the coding sequence ATGAAATTAACCACCCTGCTTTTGACAATCGCTTTCTTACAGGTACATGCTGCAGGTTCTGCACAAAATGTAACGATCTCCGGAAAAGACATTCCGCTGAAGCATGTGTTCAACGCCATCAAACAACAGACAGGATTTTCGGTCTTCTACACCAAAGACATTCTCGAAGACTCCAAACCTGTTACGCTTTCGGCCTACAATATGCCCTTGCAGGAACTGCTGCAATGGGTATTTAAAGAACAGCCGGTGAGCTTTACTATCAGTGAAAAGAATATCATTCTTTCCTATCAGTCAAAAACAATTCCTCAGATCGAAAGGCTCATTGTGAATATGCCAGGTGTAAGTGGTCGTATCGTGGATGCTGATGGCCAACCTCTTTCCAATGTGAGCATCCGTGTGAGGGGAACGAAAAGAGGCACTACCTCTGGGAGTGACGGGCAGTTTTTGCTCGATGTGAAAGAGGGAGAAATACTGGATATTTCTGCTGTAGGCTTCAGTCCGATTGTCCTCCGGCTCAACGGAGAGATCTTTCAGGTAATATCAGCTGAGCGTTCCCGCAATCAGCAAACCGATAAGGAGGATTTATCCGGAAAGAGTCAGCTGGTGGTTGCCGCCAAACAATATGTACTCATCAGAATGGTACGTGTCAGTGCTGTGCTGGAGGAAGCCGTTATTTTCAACGGGTATCAAAAAATCAAACAGAAATATCTTACAGGTTCTGTCACCTCCCTGAACATGGATTCCATCATGCAACCGGGGTTCAATACGGTAGACAAAATGCTGGAAGGCCGTGTGCCCGGGCTTACCTATATGCAAAACTCCGGGCAGTCGGGTGCGGCACCCAAACTGCGCATCAGGGGCACCAGCACTATCATGGGCTCACGCGAACCGCTTTGGGTGGTGGATGGTATTGTGCGCACCAATCCTATTCCCATTCCTGCCGACAGGATCAATGACCCAGATTTTGTGAACCTGCTGGGCAATGCTATTTCCGGATTGAATCCTTACGACATCGAGCAGATCGATGTATTGAAAGATGCTACTGCCGCTGCATTGTACGGCGTACGGGCTGCCAACGGGGTAATTGTGATCACCACCAAAAGAGGAAAACCAGGCCCGCCGGTCTTCAATTACAATGTAACCGGAACCTATACCCGAAGACCGCGCTATTCAGACAGATCGATCTACATGATGGACTCCCGCGAGCGGGTGGATGTGTCCCGTGAGCTGATCGAAAAACAAATGGTCCTGCGCGGTGGTGGCCTGGTGGCCTATGAAAAAGCCATTGCCGATTATTATGCCGGCCTGATCGATTACGATAGTTTTCAAAAACAGGTAGATCGTGCTGAAACCCTCAATACTGACTGGCTGGGACATACGATGCGTGATGTGTTCGCCACCAATCACACACTCAGTGTTTCAGGAGGAAGCGCCGCAGCTTCCTATCGCGCTTCGGTAGGCTATCAATCCGAACCGGGCGTGATCAGGAAAGAAAGCAACGACAGGTATACCGCCCTGCTGAATGTTTTGCTCAGCCACCGGAAATTCAAAGCGGAATTTAATATCCAGATGAGTGCAGGCAAACGCAGGTATACTCCGCAGGAAGTGGGTGTGCTCAATTATGCTTATGGCACCAGCCGCGCCATCCCGCTGTACAACGAAGATGGTTCGCTGTATTATTATTCCACCGTCAACTCCAATACTGCACACACCACCAAATTCTATGATTTCAATACGATGAACATCATCAATGAAATGGACCATACCGGGGACAGGATCGAGAACAGCGAGTATATTGCCAGGCTCAATCTGAATTACGAGATCGCAAACGGCATACAATTCAATTCAACCCTGGCCTATACAGGTGGCAATGCAGAACAAATAACCTGGTTCGAAGACAGAACGGAATGGGCTGCCCAGCTCAGGTCCAGGGCCTGGGATGCTGTAAACGGAACATTCACTGAAAGCAGAGATCCGCTTCCTTTTGGTGGCGAACTCCGGCAGCTGACAGCAAGAAAACAAAACTATACGGTCAATGGCCGTTTTGATTTCAGCAAATTCCTCGATCAACGGAAAAAACACCAGTTGACGGCTGCTCTCGGAGCTGAAATGCTTTCCAATCGAAATAATGGCACCAACCGTATCACCCGGGGCTATTATCCAAACCGCGGGCATAGTTTTGCCAACATCGATCTCACAAAGTATAAGGATTACGGCAGCTGGCTGCAGACGTATGGCCTGCCAATGATCACGATAGACCTGCAAAATTCTCTGCGCAGCTTTCTGACATCTACCTATGTTTTCGACGATCGCATAGTGATCAGCGCTACCACAAGCCAGGAATATTCAAACGCATTTGGATCGAGGAGCAATGAGAAATTTTTGCCCACCTGGGCCCTGTCTGGCAGATGGAACTTGCATGAAGACCTGCTCAGTCAGCAATCCTGGATCGAATATGCGGCACTGCGGCTCTCTTACGGTACACAGGGGAATATGCTGCAGGGACAAACTCCTTACACTATCATCAAAAAAGAATCGATCAATACCTACTACAATGCGATGGCCGCTTCCGTTACATCCTTCCCTAATCCTGACCTGCGCTGGGAGAAAAAACATGATTACAATACCAGCCTGGAATTTTCTTTGCTGAAAGGAAAAATCAGGGGATCACTGGGTTATTTCTACAGCAAAACCTCCAATGCCTTCCTCACTAAAAAAGTATCTGCAGCCAACGGAGCGCCGCGCAATTCCTATGTAGTGAATGGCGGCTCGGTGGAGAACCAGGGCGTGGAACTTGACCTCCATTTCAGGATCATCAACAATGAAGGATCTGGTAACAGGAAAGGTTTTTCCTGGCGTTTCGATCCTCAGCTCGGTCAGGTATTCAACAAACTCATCAACAATAAACTGAACAGCCGCAACGTGATGGTTGATGATGCCATACTAACCTTTCAGGAGTACCTGAACGGAACTGTGCCTGTTAATGGGAAGTCGGTAAATACGTTTTATTCCTATCGTTTCAAAACGCTGGACCCCAATTATGGTTATCCTGTATTTTATGGAGCGGAGCCGGAAAACAAAACTGCACTGACAGCCCAATACAATAAAATGACGAAGGAGGAAGTGTTCAATATTGTAATGGTAGAGTCTGGAAAAAGAGAACCCGTATTGCAGGGTGGCATCAACAATACATTTCTGTACAGGAACTGGTCGCTAGATGTTACGTTCACGTACAGTGTTGGCAATAAGATACGACTGCTGCAGATCGCTTCAGGAAATTATGGTACGTTCAGGCCCAGCTCTCAGCAAAATATCCGCAAAGAATTCACGGAGCGCTGGCGTTATCCGGGTGACGAAAATATTACCAATATCCCTGCTGTTCAGGGTGGTGCAGCGATCAATGATCAGGACAAATCTGCCTGGTGGAACAATGCGTCCTATTGGGTGACCAGGCCTTTTGCAACAGACTATTACCAGATGTATGACAACGCTGACCTCAGGGTTGTAAAAGGTGATTACCTGAAACTGCAATCCGTCCGCCTGGCGCATACATTCTCCAGGGAAATTTGCAGCAAATGGCATGTAAAAGGAGCTACCGTTGCCATCACCGGTAATAATATTTTCACCATTGCCCATCAGGCACTGCGTGGCCAGGATCCTTCCCAGTCAGGATCTGCTCCCAATATCAACCTTTCAATAAGACCAGTATATGCGATCAACTTCAACCTCAGCTTCTAA
- a CDS encoding ABC transporter ATP-binding protein: protein MILKTENLSHRYGASWAIRDINIEIATNGIIGLLGSNGAGKSTTMNIICGALNQTEGNVSINGADIRKEPELAKQFIGFLPQTPPVYLDLTVDEYLSYTAELRLIEGKKIKEAVDEAKEKTGIAHFSKRLIKNLSGGYRQRVGISQAIIHKPKLVVMDEPTNGLDPNQLIEARKLIREIAQERTVLLSSHIMSEIHLLCKEVIMIEGGRVIFSDSMDAFNNYMQPHSVLVRFANPPPIHELQQVQGVTKAEYQTDKQARIFFDGEEDITERIIAAGVQKDWRIREVNLEKGLLDDIFKQLSTQSHQ from the coding sequence ATGATCTTAAAAACAGAAAACCTCTCGCACCGGTATGGCGCCAGTTGGGCCATCCGCGATATCAACATCGAGATCGCAACCAATGGCATCATTGGTTTGCTGGGTTCCAATGGAGCCGGCAAATCCACTACTATGAATATCATCTGCGGGGCACTCAACCAAACCGAAGGAAATGTAAGCATCAATGGCGCGGATATCAGAAAGGAACCGGAGCTGGCCAAACAGTTTATCGGTTTCCTGCCACAAACGCCACCGGTATATCTTGATCTAACAGTAGATGAGTATCTCAGTTATACAGCAGAATTAAGATTGATAGAAGGGAAAAAGATAAAGGAAGCAGTGGATGAGGCAAAGGAGAAAACAGGCATTGCTCATTTCAGTAAGCGACTGATCAAAAACCTGTCTGGTGGCTATCGTCAGCGGGTGGGCATTTCTCAGGCCATCATTCATAAACCTAAACTGGTAGTAATGGATGAACCTACCAATGGTCTCGATCCGAACCAATTGATCGAAGCGCGAAAACTGATCAGGGAGATTGCGCAGGAAAGAACGGTTTTGCTTTCTTCCCATATCATGTCTGAGATCCATTTGCTCTGCAAGGAGGTGATCATGATCGAAGGGGGCAGGGTTATCTTCTCCGATTCGATGGATGCTTTCAACAATTACATGCAGCCGCATAGTGTGCTGGTACGCTTCGCCAATCCACCTCCAATACATGAATTGCAGCAGGTGCAAGGGGTTACCAAAGCAGAATACCAGACCGATAAACAGGCACGCATCTTTTTCGATGGGGAAGAAGACATCACTGAAAGGATTATCGCCGCCGGTGTACAAAAAGACTGGCGCATCCGTGAGGTCAATCTCGAAAAAGGTTTGCTCGACGATATTTTCAAACAATTATCCACTCAATCACATCAATAA
- a CDS encoding MutS-related protein produces MYLLTDEQTIEDLRIFGKRDSQGLFDLYNHSHTRGAEAVLKEMFTKPLSDQQEINRRSNIIQHFAGMDMRFPFEAALFDMAEKYLISADEQKKQGSQHAILSEREISNGVTSLISLVQQVKTFVETKAVAMIDGYSERGTIVSLLLDPAFEPVLREQQNAKLSYAAITAYDLLFRNRERGKIEQLLKQIYLLDVYLSVAKVARERNFVFPKALEKGKCTLRLKAVYHPELAKPVSNDFSMDTTRNVLFLTGANMAGKSTFLRAVSTAVYVAHIGFPVAAAEMEFSVLDGIYTTINLPDNLGIGASHFYAEVLRVKKVAAELQASKSLFIIFDEMFRGTNVKDAHEATVEITTAFAAKRNSMFIISSHIVEAGDQLNKIPSIGFQYLPTRMNGNIPEYTYTLEHGVTADRHGMIIIRNEGILDTLKNGKKIV; encoded by the coding sequence ATGTATTTGTTAACCGATGAACAAACGATCGAAGACCTGCGGATCTTCGGCAAGCGAGACAGCCAGGGATTGTTCGATCTATACAATCATTCACATACCCGCGGCGCAGAAGCTGTATTGAAAGAAATGTTCACCAAACCACTGAGTGATCAGCAGGAGATCAACCGAAGAAGCAATATCATCCAACATTTCGCAGGCATGGATATGCGCTTTCCATTTGAAGCCGCCTTGTTTGATATGGCAGAGAAATACCTGATCTCGGCAGATGAACAAAAGAAGCAGGGAAGCCAGCATGCTATACTCAGCGAACGGGAGATCAGCAATGGTGTGACTTCGCTGATCAGCCTGGTGCAACAAGTCAAAACTTTCGTTGAAACGAAAGCCGTAGCCATGATTGACGGATATTCAGAGAGGGGGACGATCGTCTCCCTCCTCCTTGATCCTGCATTTGAACCAGTACTTCGTGAGCAGCAAAATGCGAAACTTTCTTATGCCGCCATCACTGCTTACGATCTTCTTTTCAGAAATCGCGAACGAGGAAAGATTGAACAACTGCTGAAGCAGATCTATCTGCTGGATGTATACCTGTCTGTAGCCAAAGTGGCTCGTGAAAGGAATTTCGTATTTCCCAAAGCGTTAGAAAAAGGAAAATGTACCCTCCGGCTCAAAGCTGTTTATCACCCTGAGCTGGCAAAGCCTGTGAGCAATGATTTTTCGATGGATACTACCCGGAATGTTCTATTTCTGACAGGGGCGAATATGGCCGGCAAGTCAACCTTTCTCCGCGCTGTGAGCACAGCAGTGTATGTGGCGCATATCGGGTTCCCGGTGGCAGCAGCAGAGATGGAGTTCTCTGTATTGGATGGCATTTACACTACCATCAACCTGCCGGATAATCTCGGCATTGGCGCCAGCCATTTCTATGCAGAAGTGTTAAGAGTGAAAAAGGTAGCTGCTGAACTGCAGGCCAGCAAATCGCTCTTCATCATCTTCGATGAAATGTTCCGGGGCACCAATGTAAAGGATGCACATGAAGCTACAGTAGAGATCACCACTGCATTTGCTGCAAAGAGGAATAGTATGTTCATCATCTCTTCACATATTGTGGAGGCTGGCGATCAGTTGAATAAAATTCCTTCTATCGGGTTTCAATACCTTCCTACGCGTATGAATGGAAATATTCCCGAATATACGTATACGTTGGAGCATGGTGTTACAGCAGACCGCCATGGCATGATCATCATCCGCAATGAAGGCATCCTGGATACTTTAAAAAATGGAAAGAAAATTGTTTAA
- a CDS encoding ABC transporter permease subunit codes for MKLIFKIARTELRNLFFSPVAWFLTLIFFVICAIFYGDSIASTANLQDSLQRTTSDFKQFPLGLTSSIFFGSGFFSGILSNLYLFIPLLTMGLINREFNNGTVKLLYSSPVKLSKIVWGKYLAVMAYNMLLFTIMLLFMLAGAFSIKDIDIGHLCAGLITFYLVVCTYTAIGIFMSSITQYQIVAAIATFILLYFLQAVGRLGQEYDFIRDLTFFLSINGRAERMLKGLITTRDLMYYVLITYLFVTFTYLSLLHGRELVSRTKKAARYLTVFLTVMVVGYLTSRPGYIGYWDGTRTKMNTITEKTQEILKNMQDEPLEVTLYTNLLDRGRGFGFTRPSERNTYVWKIWDKYVRFKPNIKFKYVLYYDVMDNDNYFYKRMPGMSLDSIAKECAKMSETSLEPYLKPAEIRKQINLAPEGMRSVMLLKYKGKSIFLRNYEDAHYWFDEDHLATALKRLSTDKIPKIYASTGNLERSMYKMGEREYFGYSIKKASRKALINHGFEFDSLNLSTQEIPADASALVLADPKIVLNDTVTTRLQQYIGKGGNLLITGEPGKQSVLNPLIQPMGATMMPGALVQVSQHETPDKVVAFATIQHADLLKEKNIFSLSVKAAHEYGDSVKYLHPGVVPLSFTENGFRVRRTMVTAYKGRTWVKMGQLVTDSAAPVMVAAEGDYKLDSFTVGLALSRQVGNKEQRIAIAGDADFMSSLRTYSHVLSQNYLSWMTDEAYPVHLFKIPPTDTLLTISLKAAQTQKLVFVWILPAAVLVFGAVLLIRRKRQ; via the coding sequence ATGAAACTTATTTTCAAAATAGCGAGAACAGAATTGCGGAATCTGTTTTTCTCCCCGGTTGCCTGGTTTCTGACCCTGATCTTCTTTGTCATCTGTGCCATATTCTATGGCGATTCGATTGCTTCAACGGCAAATCTTCAGGATTCCTTGCAGCGGACCACATCTGATTTCAAGCAGTTTCCATTGGGCCTGACCTCTTCGATTTTTTTTGGAAGCGGATTTTTTAGTGGTATCCTTTCCAACCTGTACCTGTTCATTCCCCTGCTCACGATGGGACTGATCAATCGTGAATTCAATAATGGTACCGTGAAACTGCTCTATTCTTCTCCGGTAAAACTCAGTAAGATCGTATGGGGGAAGTACCTGGCCGTGATGGCTTATAATATGTTGTTGTTTACCATCATGCTGTTGTTTATGTTGGCAGGCGCTTTCAGTATCAAGGATATCGATATCGGACATTTATGCGCTGGTTTGATCACCTTCTACCTGGTGGTTTGTACGTATACGGCCATTGGGATTTTCATGAGCAGTATCACCCAATATCAGATTGTTGCGGCTATCGCCACATTTATTCTGCTTTACTTCCTGCAGGCTGTTGGCCGTTTGGGGCAGGAATATGATTTCATCCGTGATCTCACATTTTTCCTTTCCATCAACGGAAGGGCGGAAAGAATGTTGAAAGGATTGATCACCACCCGCGACCTGATGTATTATGTGCTGATCACTTACCTGTTTGTCACCTTCACCTATCTGAGCCTGCTGCATGGCCGGGAATTGGTTTCGCGAACAAAAAAAGCCGCACGGTATCTGACTGTTTTCCTGACCGTGATGGTAGTGGGATATCTTACTTCGAGACCCGGCTATATAGGTTATTGGGATGGCACCAGAACCAAAATGAATACCATCACAGAAAAAACACAGGAAATTCTGAAGAATATGCAGGATGAGCCACTGGAAGTGACCTTGTATACCAATTTGCTTGATAGGGGCAGAGGGTTTGGCTTTACCAGACCCAGCGAACGCAACACGTATGTCTGGAAGATCTGGGACAAGTACGTTCGGTTCAAGCCCAATATCAAATTCAAATATGTGCTGTATTATGATGTGATGGACAATGACAACTACTTCTATAAACGAATGCCTGGCATGAGCTTGGATTCCATCGCTAAAGAATGCGCCAAGATGAGTGAAACAAGTCTCGAACCTTATCTCAAACCGGCGGAGATCAGGAAGCAGATCAACCTGGCGCCGGAAGGAATGCGGTCGGTGATGCTTTTGAAATACAAAGGCAAAAGTATTTTTCTGCGGAATTATGAAGACGCGCACTATTGGTTCGATGAAGATCATTTGGCGACTGCACTGAAAAGATTGTCGACAGATAAAATCCCCAAGATATATGCCAGCACCGGCAACCTTGAAAGAAGCATGTATAAAATGGGGGAACGGGAATATTTTGGTTATTCCATCAAGAAAGCAAGCCGGAAAGCACTGATCAATCATGGCTTTGAATTCGATAGTCTCAACCTCAGTACACAGGAGATACCCGCGGATGCCAGTGCCCTGGTACTGGCCGATCCCAAAATAGTATTGAACGACACCGTAACTACCCGGCTCCAACAATATATCGGTAAAGGAGGTAACCTGCTGATAACAGGTGAACCAGGTAAGCAGTCAGTATTGAATCCATTGATTCAGCCAATGGGGGCAACGATGATGCCGGGCGCCCTTGTACAGGTATCCCAACATGAAACACCGGATAAGGTAGTTGCTTTCGCCACCATACAGCATGCAGACCTGCTGAAAGAAAAAAATATATTCAGCCTGAGTGTTAAAGCTGCACATGAGTATGGAGATTCTGTCAAATATCTTCACCCCGGTGTTGTTCCACTTTCCTTCACTGAAAATGGATTCAGGGTCAGGAGAACAATGGTGACAGCCTATAAAGGAAGGACCTGGGTAAAAATGGGGCAGTTGGTAACGGACTCTGCTGCGCCCGTAATGGTTGCCGCAGAAGGGGATTACAAACTCGATTCATTCACCGTCGGCCTGGCCCTGAGCAGGCAGGTAGGAAACAAGGAGCAAAGAATAGCCATTGCCGGAGACGCAGATTTTATGTCCAGCCTCAGAACTTATTCTCATGTTCTTAGCCAGAATTATTTAAGCTGGATGACCGATGAAGCATATCCGGTTCATTTATTTAAAATACCGCCTACCGACACCCTGCTGACCATCAGCCTGAAAGCAGCACAAACACAAAAACTCGTGTTCGTATGGATATTGCCGGCTGCTGTATTGGTATTCGGCGCAGTCCTCCTGATCAGACGTAAACGACAATAA
- a CDS encoding RagB/SusD family nutrient uptake outer membrane protein, with amino-acid sequence MNVPVTRLWVSLICTISLMSLSCKKFLSTYSQNSSFIESADDLDELLVGNAYYYKVASFTPNMLYAMDDDAELGKPATKVRIPNQETGFHFWQSQPRIDSDGKLTATDDYYNDLYSRIARSNTILHNIPLLREKGEAAQTLNRIHGEACFLRACYYFMLVNIYGKPYQPAVAGFGVPLKTDPAIKDQFIARSSTQQLYNQIVSDLLEAEKQLAGANQTTTIRANQAAAQALLSRVYLFMENYEKALLYADKLINNNQYQLKDLNQHTQGDDFLKRNSPEVIFSMSTTNMHAVTNLSTDAPSVFFYKASEELALLYLPEDLRRKVFFSQDSKGNLRMAKKRKTLTNSVDDASDMFLLRLSEQYLNKAEALAGLDRFEEARNSLQEFRKTRFKPGEVPALHSEGAALMNTIRDERRLELCFETHRWFDLRRYAVNAKYPFEKTIRHRAYTFTGNGYDEDGYYELGTWSQDPAAYIVPIANDEIEFNNGLLFNETRPDRPLKR; translated from the coding sequence ATGAATGTACCGGTTACCCGCTTATGGGTTTCATTGATTTGCACGATAAGCCTGATGAGCCTTTCCTGCAAAAAATTTCTGTCTACCTATTCTCAGAACAGCAGCTTCATCGAATCGGCCGATGACCTCGATGAACTGCTGGTAGGAAATGCTTACTACTATAAAGTGGCCTCCTTTACACCCAATATGCTGTATGCAATGGATGACGATGCAGAACTGGGAAAGCCTGCAACAAAGGTGAGGATACCGAATCAGGAAACCGGCTTTCATTTCTGGCAGTCGCAACCCCGCATCGACAGCGATGGAAAACTCACAGCCACTGACGATTACTACAACGATCTGTACAGCCGGATTGCCCGTAGCAATACCATTCTCCATAATATACCCTTGTTGAGGGAGAAGGGCGAAGCTGCGCAAACATTGAACCGGATTCACGGAGAAGCCTGTTTTCTCAGGGCCTGTTATTATTTCATGCTGGTGAATATTTATGGGAAGCCTTATCAGCCGGCAGTAGCAGGTTTCGGGGTGCCGCTGAAAACAGATCCGGCCATCAAAGATCAGTTCATTGCAAGAAGCAGTACACAACAATTGTACAATCAGATCGTATCAGACCTGCTGGAGGCAGAGAAGCAGTTGGCAGGGGCCAATCAAACCACTACCATCCGTGCTAATCAGGCAGCAGCACAGGCTTTGCTCAGCAGGGTTTACCTCTTTATGGAGAATTATGAAAAAGCATTGCTGTATGCGGACAAATTGATCAATAACAATCAGTACCAACTGAAAGACCTGAATCAACATACACAGGGCGACGATTTCCTGAAGCGGAATTCTCCTGAGGTGATTTTCAGCATGTCAACAACCAATATGCACGCTGTTACTAACCTGAGCACAGATGCACCCTCCGTATTTTTCTATAAAGCTTCAGAAGAGCTTGCCCTGCTTTATTTACCGGAAGATCTCAGACGGAAAGTTTTCTTTAGCCAGGACAGCAAAGGAAATCTCAGAATGGCGAAAAAGCGAAAAACGCTCACCAATTCCGTGGATGATGCGTCGGATATGTTCCTGCTCCGTCTTTCTGAACAATATCTGAACAAGGCGGAAGCCCTGGCTGGTCTTGATCGTTTTGAAGAAGCCCGTAACAGTTTGCAGGAATTCAGAAAAACACGATTCAAGCCTGGAGAAGTGCCGGCTCTCCATTCCGAAGGGGCTGCGCTGATGAATACCATCCGCGATGAACGCAGGCTTGAACTTTGTTTTGAAACACACCGCTGGTTCGATCTGCGCCGCTATGCAGTAAATGCAAAATATCCATTCGAAAAAACGATCAGGCACCGGGCTTATACATTTACCGGAAATGGATACGATGAAGATGGCTACTATGAATTAGGAACCTGGTCACAGGACCCCGCAGCCTATATCGTGCCCATTGCCAATGATGAAATTGAATTCAACAATGGATTACTTTTCAATGAAACAAGACCTGATCGTCCATTGAAACGATAA